The following are encoded in a window of Streptomyces sp. 11x1 genomic DNA:
- a CDS encoding LLM class F420-dependent oxidoreductase, translating into MVQIGYTMMTEQAGPRDLVDHVVRAEAAGFDFSVTSDHYFPWLRSQGRSPYAWSVLGAAAQATSRIPLMTYVTCPSFRYHPAVVAQKAATMQLLSEGRFRLGLGSGENLNEHVVGGGWPSVNVRHEMLEEAVEIIRALFGGGHVNHHGTHYDVESARLWDLPDDPPPLGIAVSGEQSCSLAGRLGDLVIATEPEAGLLQAFDRHGGTGKPRVGQLPVCYDTDRDTAVRRAHEQFRWFGGGWKVNSELPHPDSFDAATQYVTPDDVAASIPCGDDPDAFVEAVRPYAEAGFTEIALVQIGGESQPAYLDWSEKTLLPALCEAFA; encoded by the coding sequence ATGGTGCAAATCGGCTACACGATGATGACCGAGCAGGCAGGCCCCCGTGACCTCGTCGACCACGTGGTGCGGGCGGAGGCCGCGGGGTTCGACTTCTCGGTGACCTCCGACCACTACTTCCCGTGGCTGCGCTCGCAGGGCCGCTCACCGTACGCGTGGAGTGTCCTCGGCGCGGCCGCCCAGGCCACGTCACGCATACCGCTGATGACCTATGTGACCTGTCCCTCGTTCCGCTACCACCCGGCGGTGGTGGCGCAGAAGGCGGCGACGATGCAGTTGCTGTCCGAGGGGCGTTTCCGGCTGGGGCTCGGCTCCGGGGAGAACCTCAACGAACACGTGGTGGGCGGCGGTTGGCCGTCCGTGAACGTCCGGCACGAGATGCTCGAAGAGGCGGTGGAGATCATCCGGGCGCTCTTCGGTGGCGGCCATGTGAACCACCACGGCACGCACTACGACGTGGAGTCCGCCCGGCTCTGGGACCTGCCGGACGACCCGCCGCCCCTCGGTATCGCCGTCTCCGGCGAGCAGTCGTGCTCCCTCGCGGGCAGGCTCGGCGACCTGGTCATCGCCACGGAGCCCGAGGCCGGGCTGCTCCAGGCGTTCGACCGGCACGGCGGCACGGGCAAGCCGCGCGTGGGTCAACTTCCCGTCTGCTACGACACCGACCGCGACACGGCCGTACGGCGCGCGCACGAGCAGTTCCGCTGGTTCGGTGGCGGCTGGAAGGTCAACTCGGAACTGCCGCACCCGGATTCCTTCGATGCGGCCACGCAGTACGTCACGCCCGACGACGTCGCCGCGTCCATCCCGTGCGGCGACGACCCCGACGCGTTCGTCGAGGCCGTACGCCCGTACGCCGAGGCCGGGTTCACCGAGATCGCCCTCGTCCAGATCGGCGGCGAGTCCCAGCCCGCGTACCTGGACTGGTCGGAGAAGACCCTGCTGCCCGCCCTGTGCGAAGCCTTCGCCTGA
- a CDS encoding LLM class flavin-dependent oxidoreductase produces MTNVRIGVMYDRDWAPEGLPEFARRAEALGVDDLWVVEDLGWNGGVTAAAVALGATQRLRVGIGITPAPLRSPALLAMELATLARVFPGRLVAGIGHGVREWMAQVGVAPRSPLALLEETITSVRALLRGERVALAGREVRLDGVELVHAPTEVPPVVAGVVRPRSLELSGRVADGTLIAEGHGPRDLEHTRELVAKGGATADHTLTVFAFACVGDDPGEVARTLHPHTEGHGAWLGRPQEEVFTVSGDAAGASGAVRALADAGADTVVLRFVGEDPLRQLGAVLEAWRVAPTT; encoded by the coding sequence ATGACGAACGTACGGATCGGTGTGATGTACGACCGCGACTGGGCCCCGGAAGGGTTGCCGGAGTTCGCGCGGCGGGCCGAGGCGCTCGGGGTGGACGACCTGTGGGTGGTGGAGGACCTCGGCTGGAACGGCGGCGTCACGGCGGCGGCCGTGGCTCTGGGCGCGACACAGCGTCTGCGGGTGGGCATCGGCATCACTCCGGCCCCGCTGCGCAGCCCGGCGCTGCTGGCGATGGAACTGGCCACGCTGGCCCGGGTGTTCCCCGGCCGGCTGGTGGCCGGCATCGGGCACGGCGTACGGGAATGGATGGCCCAGGTCGGTGTCGCGCCCCGCTCCCCGCTGGCGCTCCTGGAGGAGACGATCACCTCCGTGCGCGCGCTGCTGCGCGGTGAGCGTGTAGCACTGGCGGGGCGTGAAGTACGGCTGGACGGAGTCGAGTTGGTGCACGCGCCGACCGAGGTCCCGCCGGTCGTCGCGGGCGTGGTGCGTCCCCGTTCCCTCGAACTGTCCGGCCGCGTCGCCGACGGCACACTGATCGCCGAGGGCCACGGGCCGCGCGACCTGGAGCACACCCGCGAGCTCGTCGCCAAGGGGGGCGCGACAGCCGACCACACACTCACCGTCTTCGCCTTCGCGTGCGTCGGTGACGACCCCGGCGAGGTCGCCCGTACCCTCCACCCCCACACCGAGGGGCACGGCGCCTGGCTGGGCCGTCCCCAGGAGGAGGTCTTCACTGTCTCCGGCGACGCCGCCGGGGCCTCCGGCGCCGTCCGGGCGCTCGCGGATGCCGGCGCCGACACGGTCGTCCTGCGCTTCGTGGGCGAGGACCCGCTGCGGCAGCTGGGGGCCGTGCTCGAAGCGTGGCGCGTGGCACCCACCACCTGA
- a CDS encoding methyltransferase domain-containing protein has translation MADYSLTLDDSEIARYRLMADIAERRERELWAAAGVAPGARIADVGCGPGALSVRLADIVGPEGGVWAVDRDADALAVASALAERTGVRVHTGTGSADATGLAEGTFDVVMLRHVLAHNGGREQAIVDHLAELARPGGGVVYLVDVDATGFRLRGAPAAYDEMHERYRELHRRRGNDLAVGTRLDELLASAGLDVIAYEGHINVMTPPPGMRGPAWAARDALLSEGLVTADDIARWDDAFADIGQDLSGLRFFGNTYVAVGRRT, from the coding sequence GTGGCCGACTACTCACTGACCCTCGACGACTCGGAGATCGCGCGCTACCGGCTCATGGCCGACATCGCCGAGCGGCGCGAACGCGAGTTGTGGGCGGCCGCCGGGGTGGCGCCCGGGGCGCGGATCGCGGACGTGGGATGCGGGCCGGGTGCGCTGTCCGTGCGGCTGGCGGACATCGTCGGGCCCGAGGGCGGCGTGTGGGCGGTGGACCGCGACGCCGACGCGCTGGCCGTCGCCTCCGCGCTCGCCGAGCGCACGGGCGTCCGCGTGCACACCGGCACCGGATCCGCCGACGCCACCGGCCTGGCCGAGGGCACCTTCGACGTGGTGATGCTCCGTCATGTGCTGGCCCACAACGGCGGCCGGGAGCAGGCGATCGTGGACCATCTCGCCGAGCTGGCCAGGCCCGGCGGCGGCGTGGTGTACCTCGTCGACGTCGACGCGACCGGTTTCCGGCTGCGGGGCGCGCCCGCCGCGTACGACGAGATGCACGAGCGCTACCGGGAACTGCACCGGCGCCGGGGCAACGATCTCGCGGTCGGGACCCGGCTGGACGAACTCCTCGCCTCGGCGGGCCTCGACGTCATCGCCTACGAGGGCCACATCAATGTCATGACTCCCCCGCCCGGCATGCGCGGTCCCGCCTGGGCGGCACGTGACGCCCTGCTCTCCGAGGGTCTGGTCACTGCCGACGACATCGCCCGCTGGGACGACGCGTTCGCCGACATCGGACAGGACCTGAGCGGCCTGCGGTTCTTCGGCAACACCTATGTCGCCGTCGGCCGCCGCACCTGA
- a CDS encoding cupin domain-containing protein: MRRTFRTAVAGAVTAAALVWGGTAHATPAGPGVSGRVLSRTTVNGTDYILREVTIPPGQATGWHYHDGPLYGVVKQGTLSHYDSTCETDGVYRTGDRIQEPAGPGYVHIGRNLGDTPLVLVVLYVLPHGSPFSEDAPNPGCSFE; this comes from the coding sequence ATGCGCCGCACGTTCCGTACCGCCGTCGCCGGGGCTGTGACGGCCGCAGCCCTCGTATGGGGCGGCACCGCGCATGCCACCCCGGCGGGACCGGGAGTCAGCGGCCGGGTCCTCAGCCGGACCACCGTGAACGGCACCGACTACATCCTGCGGGAGGTCACGATCCCGCCCGGCCAGGCCACCGGCTGGCACTACCACGACGGACCGCTGTATGGCGTCGTCAAGCAGGGCACCCTCAGCCACTACGACTCCACCTGCGAGACCGACGGCGTCTACCGCACTGGGGACCGCATCCAGGAACCGGCCGGCCCCGGCTACGTCCACATCGGCCGCAACCTGGGCGACACCCCGCTCGTCCTGGTCGTCCTGTACGTCCTGCCCCACGGCTCCCCGTTCTCCGAGGACGCCCCGAACCCGGGCTGCTCCTTCGAGTGA
- a CDS encoding snapalysin family zinc-dependent metalloprotease, giving the protein MHVRTLTGGLTAALLVSLSLVGGPAVAAAPDAAPAPSAARVLTYDASGSAEFRSAVDRGAAIWNESVDAVELRPAAAGQRANIRVLADNGWPRALPTTLGNGTVYIGRQAVDQGYDTIRISAHELGHILGLPDRKPGPCSSLMSGSTAGTACKNPYPNAAEKAEVEGDFGGLLVGRTPQALPDVIVD; this is encoded by the coding sequence ATGCACGTCCGTACGCTGACCGGCGGCCTGACAGCAGCCCTGTTGGTGTCCCTGTCCCTCGTCGGCGGCCCAGCGGTCGCCGCCGCCCCCGACGCGGCCCCCGCCCCCTCGGCCGCCCGGGTCCTCACCTACGACGCGAGTGGCTCCGCGGAGTTCAGGAGCGCCGTCGACCGGGGCGCCGCGATCTGGAACGAGAGCGTCGACGCCGTCGAGCTGAGGCCGGCCGCGGCAGGCCAACGCGCCAACATCCGGGTCCTCGCGGACAACGGCTGGCCGCGCGCCCTGCCCACGACCCTGGGCAACGGCACCGTCTACATCGGACGCCAGGCCGTCGACCAGGGCTACGACACGATCCGAATCTCCGCCCACGAACTCGGCCACATCCTGGGCCTGCCCGACCGCAAGCCGGGACCGTGCTCCAGCCTGATGTCCGGCTCCACCGCCGGCACCGCGTGCAAGAACCCGTATCCGAACGCGGCGGAGAAGGCCGAGGTCGAGGGCGACTTCGGCGGCCTGCTCGTCGGACGGACCCCGCAGGCGCTCCCCGACGTGATCGTGGACTGA
- a CDS encoding protein kinase family protein: protein MSREARLATHAAVAASLARCGDRELRELVDAATPLGSGIGGTSVLLDVDATPVFVKQVRLTDLERRPEHARSTANLFGLPVHCQYGVGSVGGPGFGAWRELAVHAMTTNWVIAGDHEGFPLMHHWRVLPDAGRPLPEELADVERAVAYWGGGPGIRRRIDELRHSSASLTLFLEYIPHNLHDWLGVRIGAGDGAAERACAMVEGELEAGVSFMNDHGLLHFDAHFQNILTDGRRLYFADYGLSLASSFELTRAEADFYDAHRTYDRHYTVTHLVNWLVVALYGCAPEERQEFVRACARGEFPAGMPPAIAAVLRRHAPVAVVMGDFHHRFRHQSRTTPYPLEELSRTPHGDARGPRSGGRVRGS, encoded by the coding sequence ATGTCCCGTGAAGCCCGGTTGGCCACGCACGCCGCCGTCGCCGCGTCGCTGGCGCGGTGCGGCGACCGCGAACTGCGGGAGCTGGTCGACGCCGCCACCCCGCTGGGCTCCGGCATCGGCGGAACGTCGGTACTGCTGGATGTCGACGCGACACCGGTCTTCGTCAAGCAGGTGCGCCTGACCGATCTGGAACGGCGCCCGGAGCACGCCCGGTCCACGGCGAACCTCTTCGGGCTGCCGGTCCACTGCCAGTACGGTGTCGGCAGCGTCGGCGGACCGGGGTTCGGGGCCTGGCGCGAGCTGGCCGTACACGCCATGACGACGAACTGGGTGATCGCGGGAGATCACGAGGGCTTCCCCCTGATGCATCACTGGCGCGTCCTCCCCGACGCCGGTCGCCCGCTCCCCGAGGAACTGGCGGACGTGGAACGGGCCGTGGCCTACTGGGGAGGCGGTCCGGGCATACGCCGCCGGATCGACGAACTGCGGCACTCCTCGGCGAGCCTCACGTTGTTCCTGGAGTACATCCCGCACAACCTGCACGACTGGCTGGGCGTTCGGATCGGGGCCGGCGACGGGGCGGCCGAGCGGGCCTGCGCCATGGTGGAGGGGGAGCTGGAAGCGGGCGTGTCGTTCATGAACGACCACGGGCTCCTGCACTTCGACGCGCACTTCCAGAACATCCTCACCGACGGCCGACGGCTCTACTTCGCCGACTACGGTCTCTCCCTCGCGTCGAGCTTCGAACTCACCCGGGCCGAGGCGGACTTCTACGACGCGCACCGCACCTACGACCGCCACTACACCGTCACCCATCTGGTGAACTGGCTGGTCGTCGCCCTGTACGGGTGCGCCCCGGAGGAGCGTCAGGAGTTCGTGCGCGCCTGCGCCCGGGGCGAGTTCCCGGCGGGCATGCCTCCGGCGATCGCGGCGGTCCTCCGTCGTCACGCGCCGGTCGCCGTGGTGATGGGCGACTTCCACCACCGCTTCCGCCACCAGAGCAGGACCACCCCGTATCCGCTGGAGGAACTGAGCCGAACCCCGCACGGCGACGCGCGGGGCCCGAGGTCGGGTGGGCGGGTCAGGGGCAGCTGA
- a CDS encoding TetR/AcrR family transcriptional regulator produces MAHVSAAERRPQLIKAAIELMAREGVAAGSTRAIAAELGVAQATVHYTFGTKEDLYRAVIQHLTQEMVSQVRQAAPDDAGFEETMGVLASALWRTVRHQSSSYQLLTELTMFALRSPHLREALETHNLGVLSVTSELVTDAAERAGRQLAQPASTVARFFLAGFDGLVLQHLTHPDDEAELSCLQALISSTLALAAGRLELVAVPHDLIEGDLSRT; encoded by the coding sequence ATGGCTCATGTCTCAGCGGCCGAGCGCCGTCCTCAGTTGATCAAAGCGGCCATCGAACTCATGGCGAGGGAGGGAGTCGCTGCCGGCAGTACCCGTGCGATCGCCGCCGAGCTCGGTGTCGCACAGGCCACGGTGCACTACACGTTCGGCACGAAGGAGGATCTCTACCGGGCCGTCATCCAGCACCTGACCCAGGAGATGGTGAGCCAGGTGCGGCAGGCCGCACCTGACGACGCCGGCTTCGAGGAAACCATGGGGGTGCTCGCCTCCGCCCTGTGGCGCACGGTACGTCACCAGTCGAGCAGCTATCAGCTGCTCACCGAACTGACCATGTTCGCGCTCCGGTCGCCCCATCTCCGCGAGGCACTCGAAACGCACAATCTCGGCGTCCTCAGCGTGACGTCGGAGCTGGTGACGGACGCGGCCGAGCGTGCGGGCCGGCAGCTCGCACAGCCGGCGAGTACGGTCGCGCGGTTCTTCCTCGCCGGATTCGACGGACTCGTGCTGCAGCACCTGACACACCCCGACGACGAGGCGGAACTCTCCTGCCTGCAGGCCTTGATCTCCTCGACGCTGGCCCTCGCCGCCGGTCGTCTGGAGCTGGTCGCCGTACCTCATGACCTGATCGAAGGAGATCTGTCGCGCACTTGA